A part of Aspergillus flavus chromosome 5, complete sequence genomic DNA contains:
- a CDS encoding putative nonribosomal peptide synthase has protein sequence MLKQIIHNLTNSPSRPLVDSCLLSKHHQDQIARWNSDAPAVPLDSCIHTLFRVQCMLQPDAQAICAWDGTITYRELDRLSSAVQGLLQPYNPAPNSVVPILFKKSKWAVVAMLGVLKAGAAFSMLDPSYPTKRLVDICHDVDAKVLVCSEELSIDVSGNILTIGDHNIANASYSAVHPVKTASHDAAYVVYTSGSTGAPKGIIIEHGSFCTNVMASSRAQNLDRSSRILQFASYAFDVSIHECLTPLLLGGCVCIPSESQRVNSLKEAVRSLGVNWMELTPSVARLWQPEDIPTVSTLVLGGEPMLPSDVSQWKDKVRLVCAYGPAECTIVSTVQSCVQDLGNIGVSPGGTCWIASQDNHQRLMPVGCVGELIIGGPIVGRGYLKRPCLTKNAFIINPEWASLFRLDETYRLYKTGDLVRYNYDGTIAYIGRKDTQVKLNGQRVELGEVEYQARQCFHDAVIAAEIAAPAGRKPTLILFIAPRQEYSIQMDSARSGLQNVLPRHMIPTAYIELVAMPISRTGKVDRRVLREAIENVSEDDFRAYYPTPHNNMINSPNTPVLDQLRYLFSAALDIPEDKIGPNDSFFQLGGDSVSAIKLVGDARDQGLKMTVEALFRQQTICKLETCTHQTSGSIDTPISAFSLLDPSSKATYIAQATEQCFVSPEQIEDIYPCTPLQEALMAYSSKRPGAFQATFRFRLPQQLDILRLKEAWITVIAANPILRTRIVHSETGALQVVLRPDEPLQWDLIYDVNEIPGSFMSYGAPLINVAVVSDTGGKPDRTFCLMMHHAIFDGWSYALILSAVEGAYKHMNAVQRPFTPFIKHIMSCNYESARDFWCSEFKDTQAVPFPVPPFTSGHMVNSITTVQRQIHISEWLGGCYTPSTIIQLAFAMLIAWRTSSMDVVFGLTVTGRNAPVPGVHETTGPTIATFPLRTILHGRLNVADSLVLMQNHITRLIPFEQTGLQRIKSLSSETASACQFQSLLVIQPATNRKSQRILSECPSNEYEQVKFSTCPLTLVCELEADKLSIKAVFDNAVVVADGMQRMLDQLEYLVDMITKSPTSKIESIIPRPSNIYPDAFRQGQSWSAYIEKKAYDYFDGEVSVVVDTIVPKGGSNQHTVMFICEADQNCESAELSDLFTRPTDQVRWQLHQLICSLQESLPCSVVPSLCLPIHSMPLDAFGQPDRSRLCEEASSKSHCFLRSLMVPANNQIDYNILPGEARLRTAVAHVLGMEPKNISPKDDFFALGGDSISAMQVVSLCRKHHLSLTASDIFDGKSIETIASSVKPLTLYTPPSTPGSDRSLGARFPLLSLKSDSDMEVLESAIMATYDFQSMDSIEDVYPCSESHQGLLPTQMLQPFIYQSYTIWEVTTGSMASPVCPIKLRNAWFNIARRHPALRTHLIESPLSVGIHQKIHIVHEDYVTDIPIISCADEQVFAELRKPFLQTSAKIYYPHAFTICQSISGRVFCKLEGGQAFLDAASVLIILHELSEAYDGQLSPLPGPLYGPAVAWFQSLRNADDRMDYWRRQLEASRPCIFPMLRDQDSPTETLVITEHLASTATLISFCTLHGLTVTNLMQVAWGLTLRYYTESDDVCFGALMSGRDSRIADVDKMIGPFFNVLVCQLRFGREDSLLAILRRNQVETGNRLLNQHCSLIEILRFSKYFGQPLFNTCISVEQPLSMDSCNASLCFKELETLEPTEVCFQQSHCLTQLTALNSMALSLPLRLDQRMFG, from the exons ATGCTAAAGCAAATAATACATAATTTGACCAATAGTCCAAGTCGGCCACTCGTCGACTCGTGTCTGTTAAGCAAGCACCACCAGGATCAAATAGCCCGATGGAACAGCGATGCGCCAGCCGTTCCGCTGGACAGTTGCATTCATACCCTCTTTCGCGTTCAATGCATGTTGCAACCAGACGCGCAGGCAATTTGCGCTTGGGATGGAACTATAACATATCGTGAGCTTGATAGGTTGTCGTCGGCTGTACAAGGGTTATTGCAGCCTTATAACCCTGCACCCAATTCGGTCGTACCGATTCTCTTTAAGAAATCTAAATGGGCCGTCGTTGCCATGCTCGGAGTGCTCAAAGCAGGCGCTGCCTTTTCCATGTTGGATCCATCTTACCCGACTAAACGGCTAGTGGATATATGTCACGATGTCGATGCAAAGGTGCTAGTCTGTTCGGAAGAGCTGTCTATAGACGTTTCAGGAAACATACTTACAATCGGTGATCATAATATTGCAAACGCAAGTTACTCTGCGGTACACCCAGTAAAGACGGCTTCACATGATGCGGCATATGTGGTGTACACATCAGGCTCTACAGGTGCGCCTAAAGGCATTATCATAGAACATGGCTCATTTTGTACCAACGTCATGGCCAGTAGCCGGGCCCAGAACCTTGATCGATCATCTCGAATCTTGCAGTTTGCTTCATATGCGTTTGATGTCAGCATCCACGAATGCCTGACCCCATTATTGCTAGGGGGGTGTGTTTGTATTCCCTCCGAATCACAACGTGTCAACAGTTTGAAAGAGGCTGTCAGAAGCCTAGGTGTGAACTGGATGGAGCTAACGCCATCGGTGGCTAGACTCTGGCAGCCAGAAGACATTCCAACGGTGAGTACTCTTGTGTTGGGTGGAGAGCCTATGCTACCTAGTGATGTCTCTCAATGGAAGGACAAGGTTCGACTGGTATGCGCGTACGGGCCGGCAGAGTGCACTATCGTGTCAACGGTACAGTCATGCGTTCAGGACTTGGGGAATATTGGTGTTTCGCCTGGTGGCACCTGTTGGATCGCATCACAGGATAACCACCAACGGCTCATGCCAGTTGGTTGTGTTGGAGAGCTAATTATAGGCGGCCCAATTGTAGGACGAGGATACTTGAAACGACCATGTCTGACAAAAAATGCCTTCATCATAAATCCGGAGTGGGCGTCGTTATTCAGACTTGACGAGACATACCGACTCTACAAAACTGGCGACCTAGTCCGATATAACTACGACGGAACAATTGCGTACATTGGACGAAAGGATACCCAAGTCAAGTTGAATGGACAGAGAGTTGAGCTCGGCGAAGTTGAATATCAAGCACGACAATGCTTCCATGATGCCGTAATTGCTGCTGAAATTGCTGCTCCAGCAGGGCGTAAGCCAACCCTAATCCTCTTTATTGCTCCAAGGCAAGAGTACTCCATTCAAATGGATT CAGCAAGGTCTGGCCTACAAAATGTTCTTCCAAGGCATATGATACCCACAGCATACATCGAACTAGTAGCTATGCCTATTTCACGCACAGGGAAGGTCGACCGGAGGGTTCTGCGTGAAGCTATCGAGAATGTCTCGGAGGACGACTTCAGAGCTTACTATCCAACACCACACAATAATATGATTAACTCACCGAATACCCCTGTCCTGGATCAGTTGCGGTACCTCTTTTCCGCGGCACTTGATATTCCAGAAGACAAGATTGGACCCAATGACAGTTTCTTCCAGCTTGGCGGCGACTCAGTCAGTGCTATCAAACTTGTCGGGGATGCCCGAGACCAGGGTTTGAAGATGACAGTAGAAGCGTTGTTCAGACAACAGACTATCTGTAAACTAGAAACATGCACCCATCAGACATCCGGTAGCATTGATACACCCATCTCAGCCTTTTCATTGCTTGATCCATCAAGCAAGGCCACATACATTGCTCAAGCAACTGAGCAATGCTTCGTGTCCCCAGAACAAATTGAGGATATCTACCCGTGTACGCCTTTACAGGAAGCATTAATGGCGTACAGCTCGAAAAGACCGGGAGCATTCCAGGCTACATTTCGCTTTCGCCTTCCGCAGCAACTGGATATACTTCGTCTGAAGGAAGCATGGATAACTGTGATTGCTGCCAACCCAATATTGCGAACTCGCATTGTTCACTCTGAGACTGGGGCTCTTCAGGTAGTATTGCGTCCTGACGAACCACTACAGTGGGACTTGATATACGACGTAAACGAAATCCCTGGATCGTTCATGTCTTATGGTGCACCGCTTATTAACGTAGCTGTCGTGAGTGACACAGGAGGGAAGCCGGACCGGACATTTTGTCTCATGATGCACCATGCTATATTTGATGGATGGTCGTATGCTCTGATTCTTAGCGCCGTTGAGGGTGCGTATAAGCACATGAATGCCGTTCAACGGCCTTTCACTCCGTTCATCAAACACATAATGAGTTGCAATTACGAATCTGCTAGGGACTTCTGGTGTTCCGAATTTAAAGATACGCAAGCAGTTCCATTCCCTGTTCCACCCTTTACCTCTGGACACATGGTCAATTCCATCACCACAGTGCAACGCCAAATCCACATATCGGAATGGCTAGGTGGCTGTTATACGCCATCAACAATAATTCAGCTTGCCTTTGCCATGCTTATAGCCTGGCGTACTAGTTCCATGGATGTTGTATTCGGTCTAACCGTTACTGGGCGTAATGCTCCAGTACCTGGAGTACATGAAACGACTGGTCCAACTATTGCAACATTTCCTCTGCGTACAATACTTCATGGGAGATTGAATGTCGCGGACTCCCTCGTACTCATGCAAAACCACATAACAAGGCTCATCCCCTTTGAGCAGACAGGGTTACAACGCATAAAGTCACTTAGTTCCGAGACAGCCAGCGCCTGTCAATTCCAAAGTCTCTTGGTTATACAACCTGCCACAAATCGAAAATCACAAAGAATACTCTCCGAATGCCCTTCCAATGAGTACGAGCAAGTTAAGTTCAGCACATGTCCGTTAACTCTAGTGTGTGAACTTGAGGCGGACAAGCTGTCAATAAAGGCCGTGTTTGACAATGCAGTCGTGGTTGCTGATGGTATGCAGAGGATGCTGGATCAATTGGAGTATCTTGTTGACATGATAACCAAATCTCCAACCTCGAAAATCGAGAGCATTATCCCACGTCCCTCTAACATCTATCCTGATGCATTTCGCCAAGGCCAGTCATGGAGTGCATACATCGAGAAGAAAGCTTATGATTATTTCGATGGAGAGGTATCTGTCGTTGTTGACACCATAGTACCGAAAGGAGGCTCCAATCAACATACCGTTATGTTCATTTGCGAAGCTGACCAGAACTGTGAATCGGCCGAACTATCAGATTTATTCACACGGCCTACAGACCAAGTGAGATGGCAGCTTCATCAATTGATCTGTAGCCTACAGGAATCCCTCCCCTGTTCTGTGGTCCCATCACTATGTCTTCCAATCCATTCCATGCCATTAGACGCATTCGGGCAACCAGATAGGTCTCGTTTATGCGAGGAAGCCTCTTCCAAGTCACATTGTTTCTTACGCTCGTTGATGGTCCCTGCCAACAACCAGATCGACTATAACATACTGCCAGGAGAAGCACGACTTCGAACAGCTGTTGCTCATGTCCTTGGTATGGAGCCAAAAAATATAAGTCCCAAAGATGACTTTTTCGCTCTTGGTGGCGATTCAATTTCTGCAATGCAGGTCGTTTCCCTTTGTAGAAAGCACCACCTGTCGTTGACAGCATCAGATATATTCGACGGGAAGAGCATCGAAACCATTGCATCAAGTGTGAAGCCTCTCACCTTATACACACCTCCATCGACTCCTGGAAGTGACCGTAGTTTGGGGGCGCGTTTCccgcttctttctttgaAATCCGATAGTGATATGGAGGTCCTTGAATCCGCAATCATGGCTACATATGACTTTCAAAGCATGGATTCCATTGAAGATGTGTATCCTTGCAGTGAATCACATCAGGGGCTTCTGCCAACGCAAATGCTGCAACCATTCATTTATCAGTCTTATACTATATGGGAGGTCACCACTGGTAGCATGGCCTCTCCTGTATGCCCCATTAAATTGCGCAATGCTTGGTTTAACATTGCGCGTCGTCATCCCGCGTTAAGGACACATCTCATAGAGAGTCCACTGTCTGTCGGCATCCACCAGAAGATCCATATCGTGCATGAAGACTATGTGACAGATATCCCGATCATTTCTTGTGCAGATGAGCAGGTCTTTGCAGAGCTACGGAAGCCCTTCCTCCAAACTAGTGCTAAGATATATTATCCGCATGCGTTTACAATTTGCCAATCGATTTCTGGTCGTGTGTTCTGCAAGCTCGAGGGTGGGCAGGCCTTTCTTGATGCCGCTTCTGTCTTGATCATTTTGCATGAGCTATCAGAGGCGTATGATGGACAGCTATCCCCTCTTCCTGGTCCATTATATGGCCCAGCAGTGGCCTGGTTCCAAAGTCTGAGAAATGCCGATGATCGGATGGACTACTGGAGAAGACAATTGGAAGCAAGCAGGCCTTGTATTTTTCCAATGCTCAGAGATCAAGACTCACCTACCGAGACCCTCGTCATCACTGAGCATCTCGCCAGTACCGCtacattgatatcattctgCACTCTGCATGGGCTCACTGTGACTAATTTGATGCAAGTCGCGTGGGGTTTAACGTTGCGGTACTATACTGAATCTGATGACGTGTGCTTCGGGGCACTCATGTCAGGAAGAGATTCTCGAATTGCGGATGTCGATAAGATGATAGGACCCTTCTTTAATGTTTTAGTGTGTCAACTCCGCTTTGGAAGGGAGGACTCGCTACTGGCCATATTACGGAGGAATCAAGTAGAAACCGGTAATCGATTGTTGAACCAGCATTGCTCCCTCATTGAGATATTACGATTTTCAAAATACTTCGGCCAGCCATTGTTCAATACTTGCATATCAGTTGAGCAGCCATTGTCCATGGACAGCTGCAATGCGAGTCTCTGCTTTAAGGAGTTGGAAACCCTTGAGCCGACGGAGGTATGTTTCCAACAGTCTCACTGCCTTACCCAGCTGACCGCGCTGAACAGTATGGCCTTATCGCTACCGTTGCGATTGGACCAACGGATGTTCGGTTAG
- a CDS encoding amino acid permease — MEQHEMKAVAETDIETSANKCLSPAASDANRQHHDDTSGQAQIKRLFNFTQMFFFSLTFMSSWETQALNLTAVLTNGGPEALAWGIVIVIFGALAQCASLAEMASMQPIAGAQYHWTHYLAPANQRRFITWMQGWVTWFAWVSLLAGVANTTATTIQGLVITNYTDYIPERWHLTLIIFAILIVEGLMNMYTFQLIPWIELLAGILHVVLFIIFLVLFVALAPRHTPEYVFLTTQAQSGWNNPFVSWNIGLLTPTWGFVGFDGAVHMSEEVRRAREAVPRSMVWSVATNAVLAYAIVICMLFTMGSVEDALNASFPIIEICQHATGSTQAATAMVCGLLVLGLSVTLASIASASRLTWAWARDGALPKWFSYIDRRHNVPIRAVWLPVFIVMVLACLNIASTAAFGAFIALSSIGLFVSYFIAISCMVHNRFRKDPMPIGNWNMGRWGLPVNIFALVYTAYVTVWLTFPSYRPVTGQNMNYALPIFASSTLFAFVYWFLYGRRHWPGLNKEVLRLVVERGELQLK; from the exons ATGGAACAACATGAGATGAAAGCGGTCGCCGAAACAGATATCGAGACCTCTGCAAACAAGTGCCTGAGTCCAGCGGCCTCAGATGCTAATCGTCAACATCATGACGATACGTCGGGTCAGGCTCAAATAAAG CGTCTGTTCAATTTCACGCAaatgttcttcttctcgttgaCATTCATGTCCAGTTGGGAGACCCAGGCCTT AAATTTAACCGCAGTGCTCACCAACGGAGGACCCGAAGCTCTAGCTTGGGGTATAGTGATCGTCATCTTTGGAGCTCTGGCACAATGCGCTTCATTAGCTGAGATGGCCTCCATGCAGCCCATTGCCGGTGCACAATATCATTGGACTCATTACCTGGCACCGGCAAATCAAAGGAGGTTCATCACCTGGATGCAGG GCTGGGTTACTTGGTTCGCCTGGGTCTCACTCCTCGCAGGCGTAGCCAATACTACGGCGACTACAATCCAGGGTTTAGTGATCACAAACTACACTGATTACATACCGGAACGATGGCATTTGACACTGATCATTTTTGCGATACTCATTGTCGAGGGCCTCATGAATATGTATACCTTCCAGCTGATTCCATGGATTGAGCTTCTGGCTGGGATTCTTCACGTTGTCCTCTTCATTATTTTCTTGGTCCTCTTCGTTGCTTTAGCTCCGCGTCATACTCCGGAATATGTTTTCTTGACAACCCAAGCTCAGTCCGGCTGGAATAATCCATTCGTCTCATGGAATATCGGGCTTTTAACACCGACATGGGGGTTCGTTG GCTTCGACGGTGCAGTGCACATGAGTGAAGAAGTCCGTCGCGCGCGAGAGGCAGTACCCCGATCGATGGTCTGGTCCGTCGCCACGAATGCCGTCCTTGCGTATGCAATTGTTATATGCATGCTGTTCACAATGGGGTCAGTTGAAGATGCACTGAACGCCAGCTTCCCCATCATCGAAATCTGCCAACATGCCACGGGATCTACGCAAGCAGCCACCGCCATGGTCTGCGGGCTTTTAGTTCTTGGGCTTTCCGTAACACTAGCCAGTATTGCATCCGCCTCGCGGTTAACATGGGCCTGGGCAAGGGATGGTGCACTGCCGAAGTGGTTCTCATAC ATTGACCGAAGACACAACGTCCCCATCCGGGCAGTATGGCTCCCCGTATTCATAGTCATGGTCCTAGCATGCCTCAACATCGCGAGCACCGCCGCCTTCGGAGCGTTCATAGCTCTCTCATCTATAGGCTTGTTCGTATCCTACTTCATCGCCATTAGCTGCATGGTGCATAACCGTTTCCGGAAGGACCCAATGCCAATAGGGAACTGGAATATGGGTAGATGGGGCCTGCCAGTTAATATCTTTGCTTTGGTTTACACGGCGTATGTCACTGTGTGGTTGACGTTCCCTTCTTATCGGCCGGTGACGGGCCAGAACATGAATTATGCGTTGCCGATTTTCGCTTCGTCAACTTTGTTCGCGTTTGTTTATTGGTTTCTTTATGGCAGGAGACATTGGCCGGGTTTGAATAAGGAGGTTTTGCGGCTTGTGGTTGAACGGGGTGAGTTGCAGCTGAAGTGA
- a CDS encoding cyclo-L-Trp-L-Trp prenyltransferase, producing the protein MTTYTLSRGSDRPQTSGDTDEPRPYGILSKYLRFPDFDQDQWWQNTAPMLGKLLSQCKYNVHQQYQHLCLYGLHVIPFLGPWPDIQRSKLYKSVLSGLGPLEFSQNFTKTGKTVRMGFEPTTFIASTSRDVCNRHCLGKVLNRFKQLNIKLDLQLYHQLVNEVSLTDQEENTLLERAILDDEPAKSQSLLALDFNKDDVTVKLYLYPQLKSLATGIPRTQLMFNAVRNVDKTRAFSESMNMIEEYFTSVLATAAPYWISCDLVEPHKTRFKIYIALFQVNFENAVSMWTLGNRITDPETMRGLAMVRDLWNSFDIQDGLREQKNRPGNPGDPSNIVPMLFNLEILPGKAYPQPKIYFPTTGMNDLDVAKVMVEFFKRHGLHEHAQSYIDNLASYVPHMDLNDCTDLQAWISFSYSDATGPYITVYYH; encoded by the exons ATGACTACCTATACGCTGTCGAGAGGCAGCGACAGGCCACAAACATCGGGTGATACTGATGAACCACGACCATATGGTATTCTCAGTAAATATCTGAGATTTCCAGATTTTGACCAGGACCAATGGTGGCAGAACACAGCACCGATGCTAGGGAAGCTCCTATCACAGTGCAAATACAATGTTCACCAGCAGTATCAACACTTGTGTCTCTATGGTCTACACGTCATACCTTTTCTTGGACCATGGCCTGATATTCAACGCAGTAAGCTCTACAAAAGTGTCCTCAGCGGACTAGGGCCACTGGAATTCAGTCAAAACTTTACAAAGACCGGAAAGACTGTACGAATGGGCTTCGAGCCGACAACATTCATTGCTAGTACCAGTCGCGATGTATGCAACAGACATTGTCTCGGCAAGGTCCTGAACCGCTTCAAGCAGCTGAATATTAAACTGGACTTGCAACTATATCACCAGCTAGTGAATGAGGTATCATTGACtgatcaagaagaaaatacACTTCTAGAGCGAGCAATATTGGATGATGAGCCGGCCAAGTCACAGAGCCTTCTAGCACTAGATTTCAACAAGGATGACGTGACGGTCAAGTTATACTTATACCCTCAACTGAAATCGTTGGCCACCGGCATTCCTCGCACGCAGTTGATGTTCAACGCGGTGCGGAACGTGGATAAAACGCGTGCTTTCAGTGAATCCATGAACATGATCGAGGAGTACTTCACCTCAGTCCTGGCCACTGCCGCCCCATACTGGATATCCTGCGACCTCGTCGAGCCTCACAAAACTCGATTCAAAATTTACATCGCGCTGTTCCAAGTCAACTTTGAGAATGCCGTAAGCATGTGGACTCTCGGCAACCGGATAACAGATCCTGAGACGATGAGAGGACTTGCCATGGTCCGCGATCTATGGAATTCTTTCGATATTCAGGATGGCCTGCGTGAACAGAAGAACCGACCTGGAAACCCAGGTGATCCATCCAATATTGTTCCAATGTTGTTCAACCTGGAGATACTTCCCGGTAAGGCATATCCACAACCCAAGATCTATTTCCCTACGACTGGAATGAATGATCTGGATGTCGCAAAGGTCATGGTCGAATTCTTTAAACGACATGGGCTCCACGAGCACGCACAATCATACATTGACAATTTGGCTTCTTATGT ACCACATATGGACCTGAATGACTGCACCGACCTGCAAGCGTGGATATCCTTCTCCTACTCTGATGCTACGGGGCCATATATTACTGTTTATTATCACTAG
- a CDS encoding putative alpha/beta hydrolase — MESIFLKISSDVSLHARISRPSTDNQKPLLVLLHYWGGSSSTWHKLTSPGSPTSLDTTYPILAFDLRGWGQSMGPSEEHGTAYSITAMASDVALALEKLKQDASTNHLLNHGFIFVGHSMGAKVALATLSTLNENLLRELKGLVLVAPAPPTALSLPPEMKEQQKVAYETEESVRWTVKNVLANTKNLSEDDIELVVHDSLSGSNLAKKAWPTYGMAEDVSGSVRRALGIIGHAGIRASVLVGELDVVEPRERVEAEVCRILEESGVKTSLKVVESVKHLIPLECPQMIYEEISLY; from the coding sequence atggagtccatcttcctcaagatATCGTCTGACGTATCACTCCACGCGCGTATCTCTCGACCTTCAACCGACAACCAAAAGCCACTTCTAGTTCTCCTCCACTACTGGGGCGGGTCTTCTTCGACATGGCACAAGCTCACATCGCCCGGCTCACCGACTTCCCTGGATACTACCTATCCGATTCTTGCGTTCGACCTTCGGGGCTGGGGTCAGTCAATGGGTCCATCTGAGGAACATGGAACGGCATATTCAATTACGGCAATGGCGTCCGACGTTGCACTCGCACTTGAGAAGTTGAAGCAAGATGCTAGCACGAATCACCTTTTAAACCACGGTTTTATATTCGTGGGTCATTCTATGGGAGCGAAAGTAGCCCTGGCTACGCTATCTACCCTGAATGAGAATCTGCTTCGAGAATTGAAAGGCTTGGTTCTAGTAGCCCCCGCCCCGCCAACAGCCCTCAGCCTCCCACCGGAGATGAAAGAACAGCAAAAGGTTGCCTACGAGACAGAGGAGTCTGTAAGGTGGACCGTTAAGAACGTACTCGCAAACACTAAGAACTTAAGTGAAGACGATATCGAGTTGGTGGTCCATGACAGCTTGAGTGGGAGTAACCTTGCCAAAAAAGCTTGGCCTACGTATGGGATGGCGGAAGATGTTTCTGGGAGTGTAAGGAGGGCTCTGGGCATCATTGGTCATGCTGGTATTCGGGCGAGTGTTCTTGTTGGGGAGCTGGATGTTGTCGAGCCAAGAGAGCGAGTCGAGGCTGAGGTTTGCCGAATCCTTGAAGAAAGTGGGGTCAAAACTTCGTTGAAGGTTGTTGAGAGTGTGAAGCATTTGATTCCCTTGGAGTGCCCTCAGATGATCTATGAAGAGATTTCTCTTTATTGA
- a CDS encoding putative MFS sugar transporter yields the protein MAQDKDAKSQSPTSIMNDPKKANLPENAHIEVAAGSLTTETGIDDLPVSMFVWLVAFTASIAGMLFGYDTGIISAVLVYIHDGLDHRTLTSNEKELITSLCSGGAFFGSILAGLTADKLGRKAAIYFGCALFTIGAVLQGAAYTIAQMAVGRVVVGFGVGSAAMVVPLYIAEVAPAKARGRLIGLNNMSITGGQVISYAIGAAFANVNHGWRYMVGLGALPALILAALMPFCPESPRHLVYNHRQEEARGVLRRIYGHPSDVQLASVLASISAACDEAREINDGATRSTKIKQLHTVPSNLRALISACGLMVISQLSGFNTLMYYSSTLFALVGFDNPTAVGIVVAGTNFIMTWVNMMVIDKMGRRRLLLSTAWGMSVGLIAIAVAFSFIPVDLDTLDLKSNSVSPPAIVVLVFIIWFVIFYGVSVGNTAWMSTDFFPLEVRAMGTMWITCSSWGSNVIVSSTFLSMMKSMTPSGAFGFYAGICGVGYVLIYFFYPEVSGLSLEEIKEVFKHGFGVRYARNLRKERRDIIQERLRIQGKTAVVGH from the exons ATGGCCCAAGACAAAGATGCAAAATCCCAATCTCCAACGTCCATAATGAATGATCCCAAAAAAGCGAACCTACCCGAAAATGCACACATCGAAGTGGCCGCTGGGAGTCTCACCACGGAAACTGGCATCGACGACCTCCCAGTTAGTATGTTCGTATGGCTTGTTGCCTTTACCGCTTCGATTGCTGGAATGTTGTTTGGCTACGATACTGGGATTATCAGTGCTGTTCTTGTCTACATCCATGATGGGTTAGACCACCGCACGCTCACCAGCAACGAAAAGGAATTGATCACGTCCCTCTGCTCGGGTGGGGCGTTCTTCGGATCTATTTTGGCTGGATTGACGGCGGATAAG TTGGGACGCAAAGCAGCAATCTACTTCGGTTGCGCGTTGTTTACAATCGGAGCTGTCCTTCAAGGCGCCGCATACACGATTGCTCAAATGGCCGTGGGTCGGGTTGTAGTTGGCTTTGGTGTGGGGTCAGCTGCCATGGTGGTGCCTTTGTATATCGCTGAAGTAGCACCTGCGAAGGCCCGTGGACGACTTATTGGCTTGAATAACATGTCAATCACCGGTGGTCAGGTAATCTCTTATGCTATCGGAGCTGCCTTTGCCAATGTCAACCATGGCTGGCGGTACATGGTAGGGCTCGGGGCATTGCCAGCCCTAATCCTGGCCGCTCTGATGCCTTTCTGCCCCGAGTCCCCACGCCACTTGGTATACAACCATCGCCAGGAGGAGGCCCGGGGCGTGCTCCGTAGAATCTACGGGCACCCATCCGACGTTCAGCTGGCTTCAGTTTTAGCCTCGATATCCGCCGCCTGTGACGAAGCTCGGGAGATCAACGATGGCGCGACGCGGTCGACCAAAATCAAGCAGCTTCATACCGTACCCAGCAATCTCCGGGCATTGATCAGCGCATGTGGCTTGATGGTCATATCACAACTCTCGGGTTTCAATACACTTATGTACTACTCCTCGACACTGTTTGCATTAGTAGGCTTCGATAATCCCACCGCAGTAGGGATCGTCGTCGCTGGAACCAACTTCATCATGACCTGGGTCAACATGATGGTGATCGACAAGATGGGTCGTCGCCGACTGCTCTTATCCACAGCCTGGGGTATGTCCGTCGGTCTTATTGCGATAGCGGTAGCATTCTCCTTTATTCCAGTCGACCTAGATACTCTCGATTTGAAGAGCAACAGTGTCTCTCCTCCGGCGATTGTCGTCTTGGTGTTCATTATCTGGTTCGTGATTTTCTATGGCGTCTCGGTCGGCAACACGGCATGGATGAGCACGGATTTCTTCCCTCTGGAGGTCCGCGCGATGGGCACTATGTGGATCACCTGCTCTAGCTGGGGAAGCAATGTCATTGTATCCAGCACGTTTTTGTCCATGATGAAGAGTATGACCCCGTCTGGAGCATTTGGGTTCTATGCGGGCATCTGTGGTGTTGGGTACGTTTTGATATACTTTTTCTATCCGGAGGTGTCTGGTTTGTCGTTGGAGGAGATTAAGGAGGTATTCAAACATGGGTTTGGAGTGAGATACGCTCGGAATCTGCGCAAAGAGCGAAGGGATATTATCCAGGAGAGGTTGAGGATACAAGGCAAGACGGCTGTTGTGGGGCACTGA